The DNA window AACCGGAGTCCGAACGGGCAGCATGACCTTTGTCGACAATGCAGGAAGTCACTCGATTGCGTTGTCTGGATTGGGGCTGATCTCTCCATCGCTTGTGATGCCTCTGCAGGTCACCTTTCCCACGACGAATGTGAACAGCACGTCTCCAAGCCAGATCATCACCGTGACGAACTCCTCGGGTTATGGAATGAATCTTGGGATCACGCAGGTGTACGGAGATTTCGGTGTCACGGCAAATACCTGCACCGCGGCGATCAATGGGATTTTAGGCGCAGGTGCTTCCTGCCAGCTTACGGTGGTTTTTTCACCCACTGTGGACGGACAGCGAAATGGCTTCATCACCATGTCCGATACGGCGTCGAGCGGTGCCGTTGCGACCACACTGCTGAGTGGCACGGGACGCGGCACAGCGCAGGTAGCTGTTTCGCCTTCCACGCTGGCGTTCGGTAATGTGGGCATCGGTAGTGTCAGCCCGGCGCAAACCGTGCAGATTGCGAATTCCGGAACGGCTGCACTCGCATTGAATGGGCGAAGCATCAGCGGCGATAGCAGCTTTCATATCGCCGCAGATACCTGCGGTTCCTCCCTGGCGGTGGGTGCAACGTGTGCGTTATCCATCACCTTTGCTCCGACTGTTTCGGGTAGTCGCGCCGGAACGCTCGCCTGGACGGATGGGCTGGGGACGCGCACAGTTACTTTGAGTGGAAACGGGCAGGGACAGGCTGCGGTATCGCTGTCGCCAGGCGCTGTTGATTTTGGGACGGTGCTGCTGGGCCAAAGTGCAAGTCAGACGATCACCGTATCAAATACGGGAGATGCATCGATCGGTCTTGCGAGCCCGGCAGCAACCGGCGACTTCCGCGTTACCGCGACTACGTGTGGCAACAGTATTGCCGCAGGCGCCACCTGCACTGTCACGGTTGCGTTCGTGCCCGCCGCCAATGGTGCGCGCGCTGGAACGATGTCGCTGGCAGACAACGCGAGTACGCACACCGTGGCATTAACTGGAAGCGGTAAAGGAAGTGCATCGCTGACGTTTACGCCTTCCTTGCTCAGCTTCAGCAATACTACGGTGAGCAATACTTCCGCAGCGCAGACCGTAACCTTTACGAATAACGGGACAGCTGCAGCTACGCTTGCTGCGGCAACGGTCAATGGCGACTTCCGTATGGCCTCGAACACCTGTGGCAGCAGCCTGGCCATCGGAGCATCATGCAGCATTGCGGTTGTCTTTGCGCCGACGGCATCGGGTACCCGTTCCGGAATCCTCTCCCTTGCCGATGCGGATGCGTTGCATTCCGTTTCCTTGCAGGGAACGGGCGTAGCTGGAACGCTTGCCGTATCGCCCGCCTCCATTGCGTTTTATGACACCGCGCTGAATACCACCACAGCCGTGCGCAATGTTGTGCTGACCAACAGTGGCAACAGTTCGTTAAGACTGGGCAGCATCACGGTGACAGACGATTTTGCCGTGAGCAGCAACTGCAATGGTGTCTCGCTCGCCGGTGGTGGTACATGCACACTCTCCGTGACATTCACACCGAAGTCAGCAGGCACGCATGTCGGCTCTATCTCCATCCCAAGCGACAGCAATGGAACTTCGGGCAGTGTCGCTACCGTGGCTCTCACCGGCAATGGCAAGAGTGCATTCAACATTACGTTGATGCCAACGTCCGTCGATTTTGGGACGCAACTTGTTGGAAGCACCAGCGCGACCGCGAACGTTACCGTGTCCAATACAGGTACCAGCGGTGGCGCGCTGGGCAGCATCTCCGTATCCGGCGGTGACTACAGCGTGCAAGCGAACACTTGCGGGACGTCTCTGGCATCGCAGGTTGGCTGCACCGTTTCTCTCGTCTTCAAGCCCACGGCAAGCGGTTCGCGAACCGGAACGCTCACGATTGTCAGCGACGCAGGAACACAGATCGTTCCTCTTGCGGGTGTGGGAACCGCTCAAGCCACCGATACCCTTTCTACATTGGCGCTCAGCTTTGGTCAGCAGGTGGTGAATACAAACAGCGCATCGCAGACCATTACCGTTACCAACAACGGTGATGTTCCTCTGACGTTGCTGAGTGCACAGATACTCGCGGGTGATTTCAGTGCAGTGAATGCGTGTGGCCCAACATTGCCGGCGCATGTGTCATGTGCTGTCAGCGTAGCGTTTGCTCCCAAACATTTAGGAGCTTTGACTGGCGTTTTACAAATAATCGATGTGCAACGTGCGCAGACGGTTGTGCTCAACGGTACCGCGATTGCCGGTGCGGGTGTTTCTCTTTCTCCCTCCAGCCTGACCTTTGCAAATACTGGTGTCGGTACAGTGGGTACGGCACAAACAGTGACACTGACCAATAATGGCGGCGTGCCACTGCTGATCTCTGCCGTCGCGGTGACGGGAAACTTTGGCATTGTCTCTGGCAGCAGCACATGCACTACCTCAGCCGCGATTCCTGTTGGTGGCAGTTGTTCTATGGCCATTGCGTTTCTTCCGGATGGTGCTGGTGCGCGCACGGGCAGCGTCGTCATCACCAGCAATGCAGCCACGCAAACGACACAACTTTCCGGCATGGGAATCGACTTTAGCTTTGCCGCGACCGGTCCAAGTTCTGTGACCATCAGCAATGGCCAGAGTGCGGCCTATGCGCTGCTGCTGCGACCGTCTGTGAATACCTCCGATGCGGTTGCGTTTGCATGTTCCGGAGTGCCTGCTTCTACCAAGTGCACCATCACGCCGCAGTATCGTGATCTCTCTGCGACGGGCACTGTGACGGTGACGTTGTTAACGGGTACCACTGCAAACGCCATTAGCGGCACAACGCTGTTTCTGTCGCTTGTGCCACTTCCGTTGTGGTTCCTGCGTCGAAGAGTTACACGTGGCATGGCCCTTGCGTTCATGGCGATCACCGTTCTTGCAGGCGTGCAGGGCTGCGGCTCTGGCAGGAAGATGGTGGACGACGGCTCCTCTGGCGGCAGTGGCACCACGCCGTCGGGCAGCTATACCATCACCGTTTCTGCAACTGCTGCAGGTGTGACGCATACTGTGCCGCTCACACTGAAGGTGCAGTAGCTACAGTGCCATTGCTGCAGCATGGGCGCTGGCCCATGCCCATTGAAAGTTGTAACCGCCAAGCCAACCCGTCACGTCGACAACTTCGCCGATGAAGGCAAGCCCTGGTATCTTCTTCGATTGCATCGTTGTGCTGTCCAACTCTGCTGTGCTGACGCCGCCTGCGGTGACTTCAGCCTTGGCAAAGCCCTCTGTTCCTGCGGGTGTTACCGGCCACGCGTGCAGCCGTTCTTCAAGCCTGGTGATGGAGGTGTTCTTCCAGTCTGGCGGGGCATTTTCATACAGCCATCGTTCCGCCATGCGTTGCGGAAGATGAGCACGCAACAGCGCAAACGCGGTGGCATCATCGCGACGGTAATTGGCTGTGAGCATCGGCGTGAATACATCTGCTTTCGGTGCCAGATCAAATAGCACTGCTTCGCCTGGTTGCCAATAAGACGAAATCTGCAATACGGCAGGGCCGCTCCATCCACGATGCGTGATGAGTATCTTTTCGCGAAACTCAGGTGCCGCACCCTTCTTGCGTGGTGCGGTGGTTGCAATCACTTCTGCGGACAATCCCGAAAGATCGCACCAGCGTTCGCGTTCCGTATCACTCAACGTAAAGGGAACGAGCGCCGCGCGCGGTTCCACAATGCGCAGGCCGAAGCTGCGTGCAATGTCGTAACCGACCCCGGCAGCTCCGAGCTTCGGGATGGAAAGTCCACCGGTTGCCACCACTACGTTGCGCGATGTGAATTCGCCTGCGGAGGTATGCACGCGAAAACCGCCGTCGATCGGTTCCACACGCTCCACGGCTGTTCGCAGTTTTGTCTCCACATTGCTATTGCGGCACTCCGATTCCAGCAGCGAAACCATCTGTTGTGCGCTGCCATCGCAAAAAAGCTGTCCCAGGGTTTTCTCGTGATAGGCAATGCGATATTTCTCCACCAGCGCGATGAAGTCGCGCGGTGTGTAGCGTGCCAGGGCGCTCTTGGCGAAGTGTGGGTTTTCGCTGAGGTAGTTCGCGGGGCCCGCATGGATATTGGTGAAATTGCAGCGACCGCCACCGCTGATCAGGATTTTTCGTCCTGCGCGTTCGCCTGCTTCCAGTAGCAGCACACGCAGGCCACGTGCGCCAGCCTGCGCCGCGCAGAACATTCCAGCGGCTCCTGCGCCAAGCACAATGCAATCGTAAGTAGGCGTTGTGGACATCTGATCTTTATCCTATTGGGAATGCAGTTACGCCGTTATATTCCCCCGGCACGTGCAGCGCGTTCCGCTCCGCGTGCAGCCACCGTTGAGCCAGGCACCACAAACCACCACGGTCAGACCGTTGTGCGCAAGGCATCGCGTGCCGTGAATGATCTCCCCGGCCAAAGCGTTTACGTGCTGCGCTGCAAAGGCTGTGGGCATGAGTACGGTGAGGCGGGTATCCGCGTGCATCAGCGCAAATGCCCGGTGTGCGATGGTGGCAAGCCCGGCCTGCCTGTTCCGGCAGAAGAACCCACGCTATTCGGGTGAATACATTCGTGCCCGGAAGGGTTCGAATGCGGTGGCGGTGATGTTTCAGCTGGGATTCTTCGCTCCACTCAGAATGACCGAGCTATGCGATGGCTCCCACTTCGCGCAGTTTCGCGTTCAGTTGATCCAGTGATTGTTGCGCCGTTCCGGCGACGGAGATGTGCCATGCCTCGTCTTCGGAAGGATCTTCCAGCGTTGCCAACTGGCTGGTGAGCAGGTTCGGATTCATGAACTCATGCGCGCGATGGTGCAGGTGGTCTGCAATGGTTTCTTGCGGCGCGGTCAGCACGGCGAAACGCACCGTGTCCAGCGAAAGGTCACCGCGAAGCACATCACGATACGCAGCCTTCAGCGCAGAACAGGCCATGATCATGCCCTCGCCGCGCTGGGCGTATTCGTCAATCTTGCCATGCAGAATGGCCAGCCACGGTGCACGGTCGTTGTCGTCCAGCGGATGTCCGGCGGCCATCTTCGCCTTGTTTGCTGCGGGATGAAAATCGTCGCCGTCCAGGAACGGCCATCCCGTCTCCTTCGACAACATGGTGCCCAGTGTGGTTTTGCCGGTGCCACTTACACCCATCAGGATCAGGATCACGGTGGTAAGACCTCTCTGCTTTCTATTGTGCGGCATCTATGGGATTGCATCCACCCCGGGGGCCGCGCAGGGCTTGTTATGCCCTGGAATTACCAATGTCTGCGTCCTCCGTCGCGCCGGAACACGCTCCACCCGCAACGGAAGCTCACACAAAAGGCATAGCAGGCTCTAATCTGTTGTCGTGATCATGCGTTCGTTTTCCGCCCTTCTGCCCGCCGCCGCCTTCCTGCTCGTGTCCGCCTGTGGATGCAAAGCTTCCGCGCCATCTGCGGCCCCTACCGATGCCCCGAAAGCTGTTGCGAAGGTCGCTGCAGCGCCTGCTGCTCCTGCCACGGTCGCGCCGGTGTACGGCTACAGCGTCGTGGCAAAGTATCCGCACTCCACAGATAGCTATACGGAAGGTTTTCTGTACAAGGACGGCAAATTTTATGAAGGCACCGGCATGGAGGGCCGCAGTGGCATCCAGGTGCTGGATCCGGCTACGGCGAAGGTGTTGCAGGAACGGAAGATGACCAACAATTTCTTCGGCGAAGGCATTGTGGACTGGGGCCCGAACATGCTGCAGTGGACGTGGCAGACACACATTGGTGTGGTGATGGACCGCGCCACGCTGAAGCCGCTGCACACCTTCACCTACACCGGGGAAGGATGGGGCATGACGCGTGACAGCAAGCGTCTGATCACCAGCGACGGCACGGCGACACTGCGTTTTCGCAATCCGGAGACGTTTGCGGAGATTGGCCACATTGACGTGCACGATGGAGATAAGCCGGTGGAGCAGTTGAATGAGCTGGAGTACATCAACGGCGAAATCTGGGCCAATGTGTGGCACCTGGAACGCATTGCGCGCATTTCGCCGAAGGATGGCAAGGTGATCTCGTGGGTGGACCTTACCGGCATCCTGCCCGCAACGGAAAAACGAGATGATGAGAGTGTGCTGAACGGCATTGCGTATGACGAGGCGAAAGGCCGCATCTTTGTCACCGGCAAGCAGTGGCCCACCATCTTCGAAATCAAGGTTGGAGCGAAGAAGTAAGGAAGGATTCCTAACTTGTTGGGAGTCCGAGGGCCTTTCGCAGCTGCTCTATGCTTTGACCCTGCTGATGGAAGTGTCGTACCACGCTGCCGGTATGCAGCGTGCGTGATACCAGCGACGGATCGGGACAGGCAAACTGAACACCAGCGGAGCCGAAACGCATCGCGTTGGCTCCGTTTGTTTTTTCCACTACGCCATCCGCTACCAGTAGATGATTCAGCGCGAGCTGATCGTCGCGTTCCACCTGCGTTGCTGCGGCGAAGCGATCCAGCAGTGTTTGTGCGGCAACCGTAGGCCTCCACAGCATGAAGCCACAGCAAAGAACAAAGCCCAGCGCCCGATCCACGTCCATGGGAATGCTGTGATCCAGTTGTGCAATCACATCCGCATCTGGAAGCGAGGCAAGCAGAGGAAGCACGTCGCCAACGGGGATCGCATCCAGATCCAGCACCATCACGGAGTGGCCTGCTGCAATCAGTGCGCGCAGGTACAGCGCACGCACCAGCCACAAAACACCGCGTGTCTTCGGATGCAGCTTGCCTTCGTTCCACGCAAAGAAACGGCGGCAATCTACGACGTGCGTGTCCTCGTATGTCTCCGTGGCGTGCAGTGCGGCGTCATCCATAGCCAACACCACAACACGTGAACCAATGTGCTTTCGCACCTGTTGCATCCACAGTTCAAACAGCGAAAGATAGCCTCCGCTTAGCGGTACAAGAACAATGGGTGGGCCATTGCTGCTGGCGGCAATCGATTGCACCTCATCGCGGATGTGCGCCTGGAGTGAACCGTCTCGCAACGTATCGGAGAGAGCGCGTAACTTGTGGGCTGTGTCGGCAACGAAGACATTTCCTGCAGCGGTCGCGTTTTTTTCCGCGTCTTCCAGAAAGTCATCGGCCAGGGTCGGTTCTTCGATGCGCGTCGCCATCTCGGCGAGTTCCAGAGTGAGTTCGGGCGAGCGTTCACCATTGTCTTCCACAATGCGCCGAAAGAGAGCATGTACGCTGCCGGGCCGTATGCGGTGCGACAACATCAACGCATACGAAAGCCTTCCAATGGAGTGGCGATCCAGCTCACGCAGCGGTGTCTGTGCCAGCACCACGGCTGCGGGATACCACAGGTGCATGCGTGCCAGCAGCTTGCTCAGTGCCACGCCAGAGCGCATGACTATGCGGCCTCCGTGGGACGATTGCGCTGGAAGCGGCTCATCAGGATCACACGCAGTTCATCCATGCGGAAGGTGGCATACGCTGCCACAGCCAGCAGCAGAGTGGATACAAGCGCAACGCCGGTGGATACTGGCAATGTCCAGTGTGCGGCTGCAATTGCGGGGAATGAAGTGAGCGCGAATGCGGCCACGATGAAGATCACAAAGCGACGTAGCAGACTGTTGTCGATCATTGCGTCATCGGGAAAGAGCTTGTGATTCAGATAGACCACATACGCGGTCTGCAGAACCTCCCACACCAGCCACGTCATAATGAATCCGGCCACGCCCCATGTGCGCATGGTGAATACCGAGATGGCAAGCATGATCGCGTAGCCAATGAAGATGCGTGTCGACAGCTTCTCATGCTCGTTGCTTGATGACTGGAACTGCGTCTTGTGTTCCTTCAGGCCCAGCACGGCAGAGACGATTGCCATCTCAATGCAGAGATAAGGATGGTAGTCGATGCGGTCATGCAGCCACAGGTGGAACAGCAGCGGACACATCAGCAGGCTACCAATGCTGACCACCGGAATCAGGAACAGTACCACGCGTTCTGACAGATCATAAAGTCGCCGCAGTTCGCCCCAGTCGGACTTGCCGACGAGCATCGTAATGTCTTGCCCGATGACATTCGATGCCATGGAAAGAATCTGTCGCGACATCTGGAAGACCACGCGCACCAACGAAAACAGCGTGACCATGGAAGGGCCAAGAACCCGCTGAATCACAATGACAGGGCCTTGCCATGTGAGGAATCCTGCCATGGCAATCAGGCCGAAGTGGCCACTGGGTTTCAGCATACGG is part of the Terriglobus sp. RCC_193 genome and encodes:
- a CDS encoding NAD(P)/FAD-dependent oxidoreductase, coding for MSTTPTYDCIVLGAGAAGMFCAAQAGARGLRVLLLEAGERAGRKILISGGGRCNFTNIHAGPANYLSENPHFAKSALARYTPRDFIALVEKYRIAYHEKTLGQLFCDGSAQQMVSLLESECRNSNVETKLRTAVERVEPIDGGFRVHTSAGEFTSRNVVVATGGLSIPKLGAAGVGYDIARSFGLRIVEPRAALVPFTLSDTERERWCDLSGLSAEVIATTAPRKKGAAPEFREKILITHRGWSGPAVLQISSYWQPGEAVLFDLAPKADVFTPMLTANYRRDDATAFALLRAHLPQRMAERWLYENAPPDWKNTSITRLEERLHAWPVTPAGTEGFAKAEVTAGGVSTAELDSTTMQSKKIPGLAFIGEVVDVTGWLGGYNFQWAWASAHAAAMAL
- a CDS encoding lipopolysaccharide biosynthesis protein, which codes for MRLKRILQLLVTAFLGQGLTVLMQLLVPPFFLKFYGQGVEVYGEWIALSASVNYLGTLNYGVQTYANNQMTILFTRGDIPGAKAIQASAFRLLLLVLFVFMVGGLIVFVIPVASMLKLRHVGPQAAALTMYLLILQIGLNMFFSLLTNSYMAVGRLHRGNYISSAQRFLWIISMAVGVAMRSSFPVLAALQLATLVIFTVYALFDLRHTERVLVPSLRDGSWAEVGRMLKPSGHFGLIAMAGFLTWQGPVIVIQRVLGPSMVTLFSLVRVVFQMSRQILSMASNVIGQDITMLVGKSDWGELRRLYDLSERVVLFLIPVVSIGSLLMCPLLFHLWLHDRIDYHPYLCIEMAIVSAVLGLKEHKTQFQSSSNEHEKLSTRIFIGYAIMLAISVFTMRTWGVAGFIMTWLVWEVLQTAYVVYLNHKLFPDDAMIDNSLLRRFVIFIVAAFALTSFPAIAAAHWTLPVSTGVALVSTLLLAVAAYATFRMDELRVILMSRFQRNRPTEAA
- a CDS encoding gluconokinase, with translation MPHNRKQRGLTTVILILMGVSGTGKTTLGTMLSKETGWPFLDGDDFHPAANKAKMAAGHPLDDNDRAPWLAILHGKIDEYAQRGEGMIMACSALKAAYRDVLRGDLSLDTVRFAVLTAPQETIADHLHHRAHEFMNPNLLTSQLATLEDPSEDEAWHISVAGTAQQSLDQLNAKLREVGAIA
- a CDS encoding glutaminyl-peptide cyclotransferase, whose translation is MRSFSALLPAAAFLLVSACGCKASAPSAAPTDAPKAVAKVAAAPAAPATVAPVYGYSVVAKYPHSTDSYTEGFLYKDGKFYEGTGMEGRSGIQVLDPATAKVLQERKMTNNFFGEGIVDWGPNMLQWTWQTHIGVVMDRATLKPLHTFTYTGEGWGMTRDSKRLITSDGTATLRFRNPETFAEIGHIDVHDGDKPVEQLNELEYINGEIWANVWHLERIARISPKDGKVISWVDLTGILPATEKRDDESVLNGIAYDEAKGRIFVTGKQWPTIFEIKVGAKK
- a CDS encoding putative nucleotide-diphospho-sugar transferase, which encodes MRSGVALSKLLARMHLWYPAAVVLAQTPLRELDRHSIGRLSYALMLSHRIRPGSVHALFRRIVEDNGERSPELTLELAEMATRIEEPTLADDFLEDAEKNATAAGNVFVADTAHKLRALSDTLRDGSLQAHIRDEVQSIAASSNGPPIVLVPLSGGYLSLFELWMQQVRKHIGSRVVVLAMDDAALHATETYEDTHVVDCRRFFAWNEGKLHPKTRGVLWLVRALYLRALIAAGHSVMVLDLDAIPVGDVLPLLASLPDADVIAQLDHSIPMDVDRALGFVLCCGFMLWRPTVAAQTLLDRFAAATQVERDDQLALNHLLVADGVVEKTNGANAMRFGSAGVQFACPDPSLVSRTLHTGSVVRHFHQQGQSIEQLRKALGLPTS